The uncultured Bacteroides sp. genome includes the window TCAACTTATCGGCCGTCGGAACTTCAATTGTAATCTTATACTGTCCGCCACTCTCTACAGACGAGCGACTCTTTTCGATAATGGGCGCCTTAAACATTAAATGAGCCGACTTTACGCGAACAATGGCTATCATTCCTTTATCCACCTTGTTTATGTCCGACTCCGTAAGCGAACTCTCTACAACCAGGTCGCCTTCTTTCTCTACGGTGATAAGCGGCACGCCCGGATTGGCCAACGCCCCTAAATCTATATCAATCTGTGATACGATTCCGGCAAAAGGTGCCGCAATCTGCATATATGCCTGATTAGCCGTTACCTCTTTCTTCATCTGACGCGCCATTTCGAGTTTCGACTTCATCGATTGAAACTGAAGGTCCACATTCTCATACTCTTTAGCAGAAACACTCTTCTTGGCATACAGTATTGCAAAGCGTTCTTCATCTTTCTTAGCTAATCGATAGGCAGCCTCTGCTTCATTAATCATCGCTTCGGCTTGCGCCTTCTTTGCTCCGAGTTCTTCATCGGATATGGTGAGGAGCAACTGTCCTTTCGACACTCTATCGCCCTTCTTTACCCGTATAGAAGTAACAGATCCCATCATGCGGGTTCCTAAACGAGCTATCTCCTTAGATTGTATTTGCCCGTTGGCCACAATTCCTTTTTCGTTTTGAGGAACAGGGCTAACCACTGCCACCAAAACCGGAGGAGTAGCATCACCCTTCTTATCAGCCTTGCCCGAGCAGCCGGAAAAGGTAATGCCTGTAAGAATCAACACGCCAATCAAAGAATACGTTAACTTTTTCATATCTATTTTATTTTTAATCATTAGAGGAATTTATAAAAGCAAGATAAGCAATGGTGAGGTCCTTCTTAAAGTAAACCATCTCCCGCATCAGGCGGGTTTGTGCCAACTGAGTCTGCACACGCAGCAAGTCGGACGTAGAAGAGAGTCCCTGTGCATAACGATCTGTTTGAATAGTAAGAGCCTCTTCAGCTTGTTCTACCATCGATTCGGCTTGTTTCATTTCATAATTCAAATCACTAAGTTGGCGGATGTTCTTTTTATATTCAACCTCAGCCTGCGACTTGGTTTCGTTTAAGCGGCTAACCATCTTATCCCGTTCCAGGCGGGAAGCCTTTATTTTATGCCAGTCTTGCGTACCCGAGAATATCTTCCACGACAAGCGTATGCCGGCAAAATAGCTATCAGAATTAAAACGAAACAGCTTGGCATCATTAAACTGGTAATTGCCAAAGGCATTTATCCGGGGAATGAGCGACATCTTATCCGCCTGTAGTTTGTTCTTTGCAGCAGACAGTCCGGCTTGGTAAGCCAATATGTCGGTGCGATAACTCAAATTCAGTCCCTTTACCGACTCTGCCGAAAACCGGAG containing:
- a CDS encoding efflux RND transporter periplasmic adaptor subunit, yielding MKKLTYSLIGVLILTGITFSGCSGKADKKGDATPPVLVAVVSPVPQNEKGIVANGQIQSKEIARLGTRMMGSVTSIRVKKGDRVSKGQLLLTISDEELGAKKAQAEAMINEAEAAYRLAKKDEERFAILYAKKSVSAKEYENVDLQFQSMKSKLEMARQMKKEVTANQAYMQIAAPFAGIVSQIDIDLGALANPGVPLITVEKEGDLVVESSLTESDINKVDKGMIAIVRVKSAHLMFKAPIIEKSRSSVESGGQYKITIEVPTADKLKVYSGMYANVLVPVADSLQYVQSSNLLIPTAALLDKDGLSGVFVVSESQTAMLRWVRTGQVLGDQTEIISGLEEHDLVILPQGKRLENGVKVELKKEQ